DNA from Streptomyces rishiriensis:
GTCGGTGTACCGGGTGCCCACGCCGATCACCAGGTCCGCCGTGCGGGCCAGTTCGTCCGCCGTCGCCGTGCCCGTGTGGCCCACGCCGCCCACGTCCTGGGGGTGGTCGTAGCGCAGCGAGCCCTTGCCGGCCTGGGTGGAGGCGACCGGGATGCCGGTGGCCTCGGCGAACTCCGCAAGGGCCTCTTCGGCGCGGCTGTGGTGGACTCCGCCGCCGGCGACGATCAGCGGGCGGCGGGCGGCACGGATCGCGCGGACCGCCTCCGCGAGCTCGGCCGGGTCGGCGCCCGGACGGCGGACGGCCCAGGTCCGCTCGGCGAAGAACTCGTCGGGCCAGTCGTAGGCCTCGGCCTGGACGTCCTGGGGCAGCGCGAGGGTGACGGCGCCCGTCTCCACCGGGTCGGTGAGGACGCGCATCGCCTGGAGGGCCGCCGGGATGAGGGCCTCGGGGCGGGTGACGCGGTCGAAGTACCTCGACACCGGGCGCAGCGTGTCGTTGACCGACACGTCGCCCGCGTAGGGGACCTCGAGCTGCTGGAGCACCGGGTCGGCGACGCGGGTCGCGAAGATGTCGCCGGGCAGCAGCAGGACCGGGAGGTGGTTGACGGTCGCCAGGGCGGCGCCGGTGACCAGGTTGGTCGCGCCGGGGCCGATCGACGTCGTCACCGCGTGGGTGGACAGCCGGTTCGACTGGCGGGCGTAGCCGACGGCCGCGTGGACCATCGACTGCTCGTTGCGTCCCTGGTGGAACGGCATGTCGTCGCCGTACTCGACCAGCGCCTGGCCGAGGCCCGCGACGTTGCCGTGGCCGAAGATGCCCCAGGTCGCGCCGATCAGCCGCTGCCGTACGCCGTCGCGCTCGGTGTACTGGGCGGCGAGGAAGCGGACGAGCGCCTGGGCGACCGTCAGTCTCGTCGTCGAGGTCTGCGCCGTCATCGGTAACCCCCTGTGCTCTCTACGTGGTCCGGGTGGAAGCAGATCCGCCACTCCCGTGTCTCGCCCGGCCCCGCCATGACGTTCAGGTAGTACATGGCGTGGCCGGGCTGGGCGACGGCCGGGCCGTGCCAGCCGTCGGGGACGAGTACGGCGTCGCCGGAGCGGACCTCGGCGAGGACGTCGGATCCGCCTTCGCGTGAAGGGGATACGCGCTGGTACCCGAATCCGTTCGGGCCGTCGATCTCGAAGTAGTAGATCTCCTCGAGTTCGGCCTCCTCGCCCGGCCGGTGCTCGTCGTGCTTGTGCGGCGGATAGGAGGACCAGTTGCCGCCGGGGGTGATCACCTCGACGGCGATCAGCTTGTCGCAGTCGAAGGCGTCGGCGGAGGCGAAGTTGCGCACCAGCCGTGCGCAGTTGCCGCTGCCGCGCTCTTCGACGGGGACCTCCGGCGCGGGGCCGTAGCGGGCGGGGAGTTGTCGCTCGCACTTCGCTCCTGCCAGGGCGAAGCGGCCTCCCGCGCCGGAGGCGATCTGGACCCGGGCGTCACGGGGAACGTACGCGAAGTCGGTTACCGACGCGAAAACGCTGTCCCTGCCCAGGAGTTGGAACTCTTCACCGGCCGTTTGCACGGTACATCCGCCTTCCAGCGGAAGCACGATCCACTCACTGTCACCCGTGGTGAAGTGGTGGGTGCCGCCCGGCGCCAGCTCGACGATCCGCAGACCGCAGTAGCCCCAGCCGGCTCGCTCCGGGTCGATGTCGAGCGTGTAGTCGGCGCCGGTGGTGGTGCCGTGCGGGATGTACAGGTCGTGGTGCGGCTCTGTGTGCGTCATGCGGCCCTCACAGCAGTCCTACGGCGGTGTCCACGGCGGCGGCGACATCCCCGTCCGCCGGGTAGAGCAGCGAACGGCCGACCACCAGGCCCCGCACGGTGGGGAGTTGCAGTGCTCCGCGCCACTTCTCGTACGCGCCGTCCTGATCGTCGCCGACCTCGCCGCCCAGCAGGACGGCGGGCAGCGTGGACGTCTGCATGACCTCGGCCATGTCGTCGGGGTTGTCGGTGACCGGGATCTTCAGCCAGGTGTAGGCGGAGGTGCCGCCCAGACCCGAGGCGATGGCGATCGACCTGGTGACGGCCTCGGCGGAGAGATCGTTGCGCACCTTGCCGTCGGGGGTGCGGCGGCTGATGAACGGCTCGACGAAGAGGGGGAGCCGGCGGGCGGCCATGTCGTCGATGGCACGGGCCGTGGACTCCAGGGTGGTGAGCGAACCCGGGTCGTCGTAGTCGATGCGCACGAGCAGCTTGCCCGCGTCGAAGCCCATCCGCTCGATGTCCTCCGGGCGGTGACCGGTGAAGCGGTCGTCGAGCTCGAAGACGGAGCCCTGGAGGCCGCCGCGGTTCAGCGAGCCCATGACGACCTTGCCGTCGAGGGCGCCGAGGAGGAGGAGGTCGTCCAGGATGTCGGCGGTCGCGAGGACGCCGTCGACGCCGGGCCGGGAGAGGGCCAGGCACAGACGCTCGAGCAGACCGGCCCGGTTGGCCATGGCGAGCTTGTCGCCGCCGACGCCGAGCGCGCCACGGGCCGGGTGGTCGGCGGCGACGATCATCAGGCGGCCGGAGTCGCCCACCAGCGGTCTGCGCGGGCGTCGGGCGGCCGCCTCGGCGATCGCCTCGGGGTACTGCGTGCGCAGGCGGACCAGTTCGGAGATGTCGACGGTCGTCACAGGACGGCACCCGCATTGAGCGCCGCTTCCACTTCGTCCGGCGTCGGCATCGCGGAGGAGCACTCCAGCCGGGAGGCGACGATGGCGCCCGCGGCGTTGGCATGACGCATGATCTTCTCCAGGTCCCAGCCCGCGAGCAGACCGTGACAGAGGGAGCCGCCGAAGGCGTCACCGGCCCCGAGGCCGTTCAGGACGTTCACCGGCAGCGGCGGGACCTCGGCGGACTCGCCCTTGCTGTTGACGGCCAGGACGCCCTTGGGGCCCTGCTTGACCACCGCGAGTTCGACGCCGGCGTCCAGCAGTGCCTGCGCCGCCGCCCGGGGCTCGCGCACTCCGGTGGCGACCTCCACCTCGTCCAGGTTGCCCACGGCGACGGTGGCGTGCTTGAGGGCCTCGACGTAGAACGGGCGGGCGGTGTCGGGGTGGCTCCAGAACATCGGGCGCCAGTCGAGGTCGAAGACCGTGGTGCCGGCCCTGGCCCGGTGGGCCAGGGCGGCGAGGGTCGCCGTACGGCTGGGCTCCTCGCTCAGGCCGGTGCCGGTGACCCAGAAGATGCGGGTCTCGCGGACGGCGTCGAGGTCGAGTTCGTGGGCGTCGATCTCCAGGTCCGGCGCCTTGGGCTGCCGGTAGAAGTACAGCGGGAAGTCGTCCGGCGGGAAGACCTCGCAGAAGGTGACGGGCGTCGGCAGGCCGGGCACGGGGGTGACCCAGCGGTCGTCGACCCCGAAGCCGCGCAGCGCCTCGTGCAGGTAGGTGCCGAAAGGGTCGTCACCGGTGCGGGAGATCACCGCCGTGTCCCGGCCGAGGCGGGCGGCGGCGACCGCGACGTTGGTCGCCGATCCCCCCAGGAACTTCCCGAAGGACGTGACCTGCGGGAGTGGGACGCCCGTCTGGAGCGGATAGAGGTCCACCCCGATCCGCCCCATGGTGATCAGGTCGTACGCCATCGAGTTCCCTTCACATCGGCTCGTT
Protein-coding regions in this window:
- the iolB gene encoding 5-deoxy-glucuronate isomerase, which produces MTHTEPHHDLYIPHGTTTGADYTLDIDPERAGWGYCGLRIVELAPGGTHHFTTGDSEWIVLPLEGGCTVQTAGEEFQLLGRDSVFASVTDFAYVPRDARVQIASGAGGRFALAGAKCERQLPARYGPAPEVPVEERGSGNCARLVRNFASADAFDCDKLIAVEVITPGGNWSSYPPHKHDEHRPGEEAELEEIYYFEIDGPNGFGYQRVSPSREGGSDVLAEVRSGDAVLVPDGWHGPAVAQPGHAMYYLNVMAGPGETREWRICFHPDHVESTGGYR
- a CDS encoding Cgl0159 family (beta/alpha)8-fold protein; protein product: MTTVDISELVRLRTQYPEAIAEAAARRPRRPLVGDSGRLMIVAADHPARGALGVGGDKLAMANRAGLLERLCLALSRPGVDGVLATADILDDLLLLGALDGKVVMGSLNRGGLQGSVFELDDRFTGHRPEDIERMGFDAGKLLVRIDYDDPGSLTTLESTARAIDDMAARRLPLFVEPFISRRTPDGKVRNDLSAEAVTRSIAIASGLGGTSAYTWLKIPVTDNPDDMAEVMQTSTLPAVLLGGEVGDDQDGAYEKWRGALQLPTVRGLVVGRSLLYPADGDVAAAVDTAVGLL
- the iolC gene encoding 5-dehydro-2-deoxygluconokinase; the protein is MAYDLITMGRIGVDLYPLQTGVPLPQVTSFGKFLGGSATNVAVAAARLGRDTAVISRTGDDPFGTYLHEALRGFGVDDRWVTPVPGLPTPVTFCEVFPPDDFPLYFYRQPKAPDLEIDAHELDLDAVRETRIFWVTGTGLSEEPSRTATLAALAHRARAGTTVFDLDWRPMFWSHPDTARPFYVEALKHATVAVGNLDEVEVATGVREPRAAAQALLDAGVELAVVKQGPKGVLAVNSKGESAEVPPLPVNVLNGLGAGDAFGGSLCHGLLAGWDLEKIMRHANAAGAIVASRLECSSAMPTPDEVEAALNAGAVL